Genomic window (bacterium):
AAAGCCGATGACGTTGTTCTTTTCGATCGAATACCCGTTCAAGTAAATGGACAACATTGAAAATCCCTCGTTCAGCCAAGTCGAGTTGCTGACCGAATTGTCGGCATGAAGTTTGTGCTGAAACTCGTGGGCGAGAACGGAAAATGCTCCGGACCAATCGTCGCTGTCATCCGGGAAGTTAGCGGGATCGAGATATATAGTGCTGAAAGCGTCCCAGTTGATTTCCGGGGCGTCCTGATACGGGCTTGATTGGTCGGGATCTTCCTGCGGACGGTTTTGGGGAGAGATGAAGAATCCGCCGCCGCCCGGTGCGACGCCGTTCAGAATCGCAATGATGATCCTGTTATCTTTCTCGATTTGGTCGTCGCGCCTGGGCTCTTCAAAACCAATCAAGTTGCCGTCGTCGTCGAAATCATCGGGAGTCAAACGGATGGACCGATCTGGCGCGAAGTATATCGTTTCCTCGTTGTATGTACGGACCGGGCCGAACGCCGCTTGGGTAACCGGGAAAATTTTCGAATCGAACTCCTGGATCAAAGATTGAATTCTTTGATGGGTGAACTTGGTGCCATCCGGGTAACCGTTATTGATTTCCGTGGAAAGGAAAACATAGCAATGTGCTCCGACGCCAATCAGGCGGCCGTCCTGGAATTGATAAATCCACGGCCATTGAAGCGGTTCTTCCGGCGGCTGGGTTGCCGTGGGATCGTCAATTGGCGGCATTTGTATGGTGGCTTCAACTGCGGTGAACGTGCGCACAACTCCTTTGGAAAGCGTTGATGGCCGCCGCGTAACTTCGGTAACCTGGTCGAGGTAACCGGTCTGCCGCGCATATTCCAGTTCGCGCTCACCCAAAATGCTGGGATCCAATTTTTCGTCGGGACCGAATTTAATTCCCTTATAGGGAGTGGCCGAAACGTCGAACACTTCCGGGGCGGGCGCCGAATCGGTGCTGCTTGTAACTTTTTGGAGATTGTCCGCAGTGAAGTAATACGTTGAGTTCGGTAATTGAAATCCCAAACCCTTTGATGAACCGACAGTGAAGTTCAGGTAAAACGGATCGAGGTTGGTCGTAACCAAAACCGCTTTCTGCCCTGCCTCGAAATTCTTCAACACCAAAGTTCCGAGCCCGGAGCTGTTTTGAGGCAGCACAAGGATTGAACTGCCGAACTCCTCCTCTGCGACCTCATCGTCGCGCGGGCCGGAAATGACAGGAGGTTTAAAGGGACTCGGCCTGCCGTCGTACTGGTCGACTCCAGAAATCTCGGGAGGAACCCCGCCGTTATCGTAGATATTTATGTTGCCCGGAGGATTTGTGCCGGGATCGGTCGGAGCCTGGCTGGGACCGCCGGTGTCCGGAGGCGCGGTAGGCGCGCCGGAGCCTCCGCCACACGATGCCAGAGCAAACGTTAACACGACAACGCAGATGACGACCAACGCACTCAAGTTAGCCCGATTCATCAAGTTCACCTCGATTTGTACAATCCGCATTCGGGGCAAGCCCCGCTTTACCAGTACCAGTATACCCAATTGGAGCCGAAAACTTACCCGAATTCAGGCATCGGGAGCATTATCCGCGCTTTGTGCCGAAATCTGGGCAAGTTCCTTCTCCAGCAGTTGTTTTCCGTTCTTTACCGTGTTCAAAGATGCCGTGAACTGGCGTTCCAGCTCTTCCATCTTGACATAAACGTATTCAAGCGCCTCGAGCCTGATTTGGCCGCCTCTCACCTCGGCATCCCGGATGATTCTATCGGCTTCTCTGTGTGCTTGGCGGACAATTTCCTGCTCGCTCGTCATCTCGTCAAGCCTGCGCTGGGCAGTCTCAAGCACGTGCTGGGCTTCCTCGTGCGCATTCCGGAGTATGTCGTCGCGCCTGGCGAGAATCTTTCGGGCCTCCATCACTTCTTCGGGCTGGGATTCGACTAATTCGTTGCAAATATTGATGAAGTCCTCTTCCGGTATGATGGCTTTGCCGCCGGTCCAAGTAATCCAAAACGAGGGCCTGTCGGCAAGCTCGGTGAGCTTGTCCACCAGCTGCTCGATCCTGCTTTGCGGACGATCGTGCTCAGATTTCCCTTCTTTCGCCATTCGAGGTTAACCTCCACCCTCACCGGAAAGATTTGTTCCTCCGTCGGATTCACCTGCGGAACGGAACTTCCTTTGCAGTGCCGTCAAAACATCGGGCGGGACCAGTCCGGAAACATCTCCGCCGAGCGCCGCGACTTCCTTGATCAAGCTGCTCGAAACAAAGTAATAATCGCTGCATGTACTCAAAAACACGGTCTCCACTTCCGGCGCAAGCTTGCTGTTCATCACGGCCATTTGGTACTCATACTCGAAATCACTGATTTCACGGAGACCTCTGATGATAACTTTGGCCCCCATACGGGATGCGAACTCCACAAGAAGGCCGCTGAAACTTGCCGCCTGCACGTTTGAAAACTTCGCCGCCGCATGCTCGATGAAGCCAAGCCTTTCTTCGAGTGAAAACGTCAGCGACTTGCGGCCCCCCGACGAAGCAGCCACGATCACCTTTTCAAACAAATTCGCCGCGCGATTTAGAATGTCCAGGTGGCCGTTGGTAAACGGGTCAAAACTGCCGGGGTAAACCGCAACAATCATTCAAATTCCGCCAAGAAAATGCCGGCGCGCAGGCGACCGGAACAAGTTATATACATATAATATTTCTGCGGTTTTGTCAACTTTTGCCGGATGAACCAGCGCGGCGGTTTTCAAAACTGCCAATAACAAGGGTAATTTGTTAGAACCTAACAATAACCAGGTAATTGCCGCCCGGCTCGCAAAGTTCGGGCAGACCTTCCGCCACCGCGTCGCCCGGGAACGGATCTTCCGGGTCGGAAAGCGAGCTTTTCAGCACCACGAGACGGTATCTTCCTCCGGTGAAGCTGTCGAACACCGCTTCGCCCAAGGAATCCACTTTGCGGAAGGAAGTCAGTAAGTCTGATGGATTGTCTACCGGAGCCTCGCCTATTGTGCTGTTATCGACACTTGCGGCGGAGTGCCCCAAGCATTGAAGGCCGACAAGCGCGGTCCAAACCGGGGTTGAATCGTCAAGAACGCGCACGCGTAAGGTAAAGGTGCCCGCGCCGAACTCTCTTGCAGAAGCGAGTTCTTCCTCTGCCGCCGACAGTCCGGCTTCGTTGATTTTGCTTTTCAGATTCCCGCGTTTCAAAAACAGCTCGGTTTCGGCGCGAATGGGATTCAGCAGTTCCTCCGCCATTACAAACTGTCCGCGGTGTGTAAGTTGCTTTGCCAGCTCGATTTTCAAAGCCGTGGGGGGGAAACTCATAGCGCCGATCGCTTGGGATAAATGGTTCAAGCCGTTCTCGTCCACGATGCCGTGCACAAACCAAGGCAGCGCAAAACTGACGGCAGTTTCCCTGTCGGCAGCTCCCAGCCACTTGAGGGAAGCAACGGGCCATTGCCAAAGTTCCAAATCCACGTTGTTCATCGCTGATGAAAGCATATCTGCGCCTGCAAGCGAATCGAAATCGGTAGGCAACGGCCCAGTCAATCCCCCTTTTAATCCACCAATCCGGCTTTCCAGTAATTCCCGCAATCGCGGCTCTATCTCCAGCTCAAGTTTGGATGTACCGCGGTGCGAGACGATGTACGCCGTTCGGCGATATGAATGTTTTGAAGGGGGTGGAACTTGAAAATGCCGCGCCACGCCGCCATAAACCTTGGGAGCGTCTGCGGAAGCAACAGCGTATTCTCCCGCGCTCTGGGCATCCCAAAGCAGGTACGCTGCGGGAATCGCTACGACTATGAGCATAAAAACAATGCCTTTAACTTGAACGTGACCGCTGTAAAATGCAAGCGATTCCATCAAAAGGACAAGCCCGCCCAGCAATAACAATCCGGAGACAAGTTCGTTAAGGGCGGCGTATTTTGCGCCCAAATATGGGAACGCATAAGAGGCATTTTCGATCGAATATTCCACTACCAACCTTGCCAAATAGGAATACTGTATTTCAAAGAAGACGAACGCGGCGCAAAAGTAAACTATAAGCGTGCGGCCGAATCGAAACTTTTCGCCCATCCAAATCGCGAACAGCGCGACCATCGCCGCTCCGAGAAGAATGTGGATTATATTTGGCTCAAGCATCAGGGGATTCAGGTTTTCTTGTTCTCCGTGTACATCCATAATCCAGCTCATCGCGTTCACGAAAAAGCCGATTACAAGCAAGCCGAACAAATAAACAATCCAACGCCACGTGAAACGCTTGAAAAGCGAAAAAACACAGAGCAGCAAAAGCACGCCCGCGCCTGCAAAAGTTAGATTGGAGGTGAACGAAGGCGAACTGCCATATACTTCGGCCAAGTCCAGCAGCCATCCGGGAGCCGACGGAGCGTACGAGAGTGGATCGTATTGTGTAAGTGCTTTCCAAGCAGCCTCGGAGCCGGCGATGTATGAAGAAAACAGACTGAAAATGAGTATCGCGATGACAATCCAAACCAAGTGCCCGGTCGTGTCCGGCTTCTCGGCAGCCTTGGCTACTTCGGTGCGAAGTTCGCCGATATCCGACCTGGCGCCCGTTGCGTTTTGCTCGTCCGAATCGGTTTCAAACTTATCGCTACGCATGGCCAACCTTCCTCTAAATCGCTGCCATATGCAGTCTAGGCAGGATATCACAGCCGAGCATCCCGCAAGAACTCCCGATTAGCGAAACAGCCCGCGAATGAGTTCCCATATCCTATCCGCGCCGCGCCCGTCCACGACCGCGGGGCCGGCCTTAGCCATCGCTTCAAGTTTGCCTGTCGATAATAGAAACGAATTTATCGCCAAGTCTAGTTTTTCGGGAAGGTCTGGATCAAATACAGCCGCGCATCCCCTTTCAGCGAGCAATTCGGCCGTGCGCCGCTCGTGGTTCCTTGCAGGAATTACCAGAGATGGAACCCCTGCCGATGCGCACTCGAGCGCGGTCATTCCTCCTCCCGTTATCGCCAAATCCGCCCATCGCAAAACCGACACGATATCCACACCCCAGCCCAGGTTCCATCCAAAACGCCGCATGCGCTCGCAAATTACAGCGTAATCCGGATGATCGCGGGACGCTAGCACGAGCACTGACAACCGGTGCATTCCTTGCGGTGATATTCCTTCTGAATCCTGCAATGACCTTTCAAGTGCCTGTAACACCCGCAGCGTGGAACGGGTTGGATCCGCTCCGCCAAGCGAAACAAGTAAATTAATCCCTTTCGAAAAGCTTCGCTTTCTCCTTGCGGCACCAATCCCCTGCGGAATGACTACGAACTCAGGGCCCGTCGCGACTATTCCATTGTCCTGCCTGGATATACCTCCGTTCCAGTCGCCCAACACCGCGTTCACCAAAATAGATATTCCATCGCAGCGACGCGAATCGTCGTCGAAAACGATTGTAGGAATCTTTTTTGCAATTTCAGTCTTTAAATCCGCAAGCTCGCTTAGACAGTCGAACAAAACAGCGTCCGGATTTGCCTTTGCGATGGTTCGAGATAAGTGCAAAGAGGCGGATGCCACCGAGTCGAAAGGAATCAATTCCGGCTTTCCAGAGCCGGGTGGCAAAGGAAGATTTTCAAGATCTGTAACAATCGCGAGGTCGGTCGAAAACTCTTCGGGCGCTTGCTGATAGAGGTTGACCAGCCTTACGGCGTGTCCGGTATGAAATTTGCCCCCGGCAAGCGCAATGCCCAAGATACGGAACACGCACCTAGTATACCAGCGCCTTTATATCCAAGAGCCGGATATATCAAGCATCGAAAACAAATAATCAACGGACGTCCCTTGTTATAATCAGCCCGACCAAAGGAGAGTTTGATGCCAATCGAACCTTACCGCATTAAAGCAACCGAGCCCGTGCGTCTTTTGACCAGAAGCAGGCGGCTTGCAGCCATCAACAGGGCTGATTTCAACCCTTTCAACCTCCGCTCGGAGGATATTTACGTGGATTTGCTCACGGACAGCGGAACCGGCTCGATGACCGACAGACAGTGGGCCGCACTTCTGCGCGGCGATGAATCCTATGCCGGCAGCAGGAGCTTTTACGCGTTCAAGGAAACGGTAAGCGATCTATTCGGATTCGATTACGTTCTTCCCGCACATCAAGGAAGGAGTGCGGAACTTGTCGTGATGACACATTTCATCAAGAAAGGAATGGTCAGCCCCGGCAACATTCATTTCGATACGACAACCGCGCATATCGAATTCCAGGGCGGAATCGCAAAATCGTTTGTAGTAAGCAACGCCATGGATATTGACGACCTGTCACCTTTCAAGGGCAACATTGACACAGGTCGTTTGGGCGCTTTCCTGTCGAAGAACTCGGCGAACACCGGATTGGTGGTTTTAACTTTGACCTGTAATTCCGGTGGAGGCCAGCCGGTTTCCCTTGCCAACATCCGCGAGGTCTCAAAAACCGTACGAAAATTCGGAGTCCCGCTGTTTTTCGACGCCGCACGAATTACGGAGAACGCTTATTTCATAAAAACCAGGGAATATGGATACGCAGGCAAATCTATACGCTCGATACTTCGGGAGTGCTGCAAATACGCCGACGGAATGTGGATGAGCGCCAAAAAAGACGGCCTTGGCAACATCGGCGGTTTCATTGCGGTCAGGGATCCTGCCCTATACGACGAGCTTAAGCAGTACACGATTTTGTTCGATGGATTCGTGACTTACGGAGGGCTGGCGGGCCGAGATCTCGAAGCCTTGGCAGTCGGCCTTCGCGAAGCGACTGACATAGATTACCTTCGATGGCGCACCGGACAGGTCGCCGCGCTCGGAGCAATGCTTGAGGACGGCGGCGTACGCTGCATGAAACCGTTCGGCGGACACGCAATTTATATTGATGCAAGCAGCTTTCTTCCCCATATACCCCCTTCGAAATATCCCGGACAGGCGCTTGCGGTGTACGGATACATCGAAGGCGGCGTCCGAAGCTGCGAGATCGGGCCGATATTGCGGGGGCGGGATCCCAAAACAGGCAAAGACAGGCCGGGATTGGACTTGGTTCGGCTGGCGATTCCGCGCAGGGTTTACACGATGAATCATCTTGAACATGTGGCGGAAACGTTTATAAAACTTCGGCAGAAATCGAGCTTGCTGCGCGGTATGAAATTCACGTACGAAGCTCCCCGACTGCGGCATTTTTCAAGCAAATTCGGTTGGGCTGACTAGCCGCAATCCCGCCACGGCCGCAGCGTGCCCGGCCCGGATGCTTTGTTATACTTCAGGAGTGACCATAAAACGTGCTAGCTCGGCCTTCAAATATTTCAGCTCGATCGTCTTGATTGGAGTATGCATCGCCTGGCGCGCGGCCGCGGCCGCAAACCCAAATTTCTGGCCGATGCCCGTAGGTACCGTTTGGGAGTATTACGACGCCAAAGGCAGAGTCGTTCGAATAAGCTCGATCGAGAAGGTCTCAAGAACGATACAAACGGAAAACGGCAACAGAATTGCGCCGGTCTATATTTTGATAACGGATATTGACGGCGAAAAGGTAAAGGAAGAGCACTTCGCCGTATCGGACGGAAGGATATACAAAACTTATACGATGCAGCTGCTGGAAGGTTATGTCACCAGATATATCCCTCCGGCCATGGTGATCTTTGATGGATGCGAAGTGGGAGACAGCTGGAGCTATTCAGGCATTGCCGAGGTTTCAAGAAGAGGCAAAAGCGAAATAACCAGATACGGCCTGGTTTTGACAAGCAAAGTGGTTGCGGGCGGAGCGCGCGTTCTCAACGGAGAGGAGCGGACGTCGCTTACCATTGTCAGTGATATGACCTATTTGAATGAAGAAGGCGAACCCATGCTGGAAGGCAAAATCACCACGCAATTCGTAACGGAAGTGGGGCCATGGCGCATTGTTCAGGAACCGCAACTGCCTTCAATAAACCTTGTATTGCAGACATTCAGCTTTCCTGAAAAATAGCGCGTTTGCGGGCCATTGGAGTGTACTTGGTTTCGGGTTCTCGATTCGCGCCCTTTCTGCAAACTAAACATGGATGCTGATGTTAGAATTCACGCCGTGCTTTGGCTTTACCGCTTTCTTTCCTCGACAATCGGCCCGGCGGTTGCGCGCCTTGCAATTTCACGGGATTCCAAACTAGATGCCGCAACGTTTCCGGAGAGAATGGCCAAGCGGGGTCTGCCGGAGAGTTTGCCGCCCGGAAGGCGGATATGGCTGAACGCCGCAAGCGTCGGAGAAACCGTAGCCTTGTCCACATTCGTTAAGGAATGGCGCAAGCTCAATCCGGACGACGTTCTGTTCGTGACCAATACAACGGCCACCGGACACGAACGCGCTTTGAAGCTGCTCTCCCGCGAGGCATATTGGATTGGCTATCTTCCGCTCGACATACCGGCGGTTGTTTCGCGCGCTGTGGCCGCGCTCAAGCCGGCGGCATTTATCACGGTCGAGGCCGAAGCCTGGCCGAATCTGCTGGACGAGCTGGGCAAATCAGGAGCCAAACGCGTGCTCATCAACGGCAGGATGACGCTTGCCAACAAACAAGGACTCAAGCGCTATATTACTGCAC
Coding sequences:
- a CDS encoding tryptophanase, translating into MPIEPYRIKATEPVRLLTRSRRLAAINRADFNPFNLRSEDIYVDLLTDSGTGSMTDRQWAALLRGDESYAGSRSFYAFKETVSDLFGFDYVLPAHQGRSAELVVMTHFIKKGMVSPGNIHFDTTTAHIEFQGGIAKSFVVSNAMDIDDLSPFKGNIDTGRLGAFLSKNSANTGLVVLTLTCNSGGGQPVSLANIREVSKTVRKFGVPLFFDAARITENAYFIKTREYGYAGKSIRSILRECCKYADGMWMSAKKDGLGNIGGFIAVRDPALYDELKQYTILFDGFVTYGGLAGRDLEALAVGLREATDIDYLRWRTGQVAALGAMLEDGGVRCMKPFGGHAIYIDASSFLPHIPPSKYPGQALAVYGYIEGGVRSCEIGPILRGRDPKTGKDRPGLDLVRLAIPRRVYTMNHLEHVAETFIKLRQKSSLLRGMKFTYEAPRLRHFSSKFGWAD
- the coaD gene encoding pantetheine-phosphate adenylyltransferase; the encoded protein is MIVAVYPGSFDPFTNGHLDILNRAANLFEKVIVAASSGGRKSLTFSLEERLGFIEHAAAKFSNVQAASFSGLLVEFASRMGAKVIIRGLREISDFEYEYQMAVMNSKLAPEVETVFLSTCSDYYFVSSSLIKEVAALGGDVSGLVPPDVLTALQRKFRSAGESDGGTNLSGEGGG